In Nitrospinota bacterium, the following are encoded in one genomic region:
- the mutS gene encoding DNA mismatch repair protein MutS — MPSDTPMMRQYAALKKQYPDCILFFRMGDFFEMFYEDAEVASRVLEITLTARHKDSADPVPMAGVPHHSVQGYLAKMVQAGYRVAVCEQVEEAAKAKGLVRREVVRVVTPGTLTDEGALAPKENQYVGSIYPAPDGAGLAMLDLSTGEFNATELRGEQWSSVLQDECFRVAPKEVLVPEGSLETVSELAFLEGEEEWRPAIHPYDEWAYGLEYATKSLLDQLGAHSLDGFGLSDAPLAVRAAGSLVHYLRQTQMSALEHINSISFSPLGATMLLDRLTVRNLELLESAEGARPLSLLGILDQTVTPMGGRLLKQWVLQPLLELEPIERRLEAVETFANDHRRREALRDTLAKVGDIERVVGRVVLATATARDMVALKSSCRQLPSLAEALEGATAALLEEIRGAWDDCDDVASIIEDAIEEDPPLAFTEGGIIRNGFHPELDELRGIGREGKGSIAGLEAEERERTGIPSLKVGYNKVFGYYLEVTKKHHDRVPEHYIRKQTLVGAERYITPELKEYEARVLGAEERAKALEYEVFLQTREALKVETVRLQQAARRVALLDVFGALAEAAVKYSYVRPTLTDGDTITISDGRHPVLEQLSLGERFVPNDTLLDRGENSILIITGPNMAGKSTYLRQTAIIVLLAQIGSFVPARGATIGLVDRIFTRIGAQDYLTRGQSTFMVEMNETANILNNATPKSLIILDEIGRGTSTFDGLSIAWAVVEHLHNQPQLRARTLFATHYHELTELSLLLPGVKNYNIAVREWADQIVFLRKIVPGGTDKSYGIQVARLAGLPRSVLERAKEVLSTLESKEFDADGRPILASPGPPSHPGATQLTLLKNADAKLAEALKGIDPETISPIEALNILAGLRRLLSESEEG, encoded by the coding sequence ATGCCTTCCGACACCCCCATGATGCGGCAGTACGCCGCCCTAAAAAAGCAGTATCCCGACTGTATCCTCTTCTTCCGGATGGGCGATTTCTTCGAGATGTTCTACGAAGACGCCGAGGTCGCCTCCCGGGTCCTGGAGATAACCCTCACCGCCCGGCACAAGGACAGCGCTGACCCCGTACCCATGGCCGGAGTGCCCCACCATTCCGTCCAGGGCTACCTGGCGAAGATGGTCCAAGCGGGCTATCGCGTGGCCGTCTGCGAGCAAGTCGAAGAGGCAGCGAAGGCCAAGGGGCTCGTTAGGCGAGAGGTCGTCCGGGTTGTAACTCCCGGGACCCTGACCGACGAAGGCGCTCTGGCGCCGAAGGAGAACCAGTACGTGGGGAGCATCTACCCGGCGCCAGACGGGGCGGGCCTCGCGATGCTAGACCTCTCCACGGGAGAGTTCAACGCCACGGAGCTCAGGGGCGAGCAGTGGAGCTCCGTCCTCCAGGATGAGTGTTTCCGCGTGGCCCCCAAGGAGGTCTTAGTCCCCGAGGGAAGCCTGGAGACCGTCTCGGAGCTCGCCTTTTTGGAGGGCGAGGAGGAGTGGCGGCCGGCCATCCACCCCTACGATGAATGGGCATATGGGTTGGAGTATGCGACGAAGTCCCTTCTCGACCAGCTAGGCGCCCACTCCCTCGACGGCTTCGGTCTGTCGGACGCCCCGCTGGCGGTCAGGGCGGCGGGCTCCCTCGTCCACTACCTGCGCCAGACCCAGATGTCGGCCCTCGAGCACATCAACTCGATCAGCTTCTCGCCTCTCGGCGCCACGATGCTCCTCGACCGGCTGACCGTGAGGAACCTCGAGCTTTTGGAGAGCGCTGAGGGGGCTCGGCCCTTGAGTTTGCTCGGCATCCTTGATCAGACGGTCACCCCCATGGGGGGGCGCCTTCTCAAGCAATGGGTGCTCCAACCTCTTTTAGAGCTTGAGCCGATTGAGCGGCGGTTGGAGGCGGTGGAGACCTTCGCCAACGACCACCGGCGGCGGGAGGCCCTCAGGGATACGTTGGCCAAGGTGGGGGACATAGAGCGGGTTGTGGGCCGAGTCGTTCTCGCTACCGCCACGGCCCGCGATATGGTCGCGCTCAAAAGCTCTTGCCGCCAGCTTCCCAGTCTGGCCGAGGCGTTGGAGGGCGCGACTGCTGCCTTGCTTGAGGAGATTAGAGGGGCCTGGGACGATTGCGACGACGTTGCCTCAATCATTGAGGATGCCATCGAGGAGGACCCCCCTCTGGCGTTTACCGAGGGAGGGATTATCAGAAATGGCTTCCATCCTGAGCTTGACGAGCTTAGAGGCATCGGCCGGGAAGGGAAGGGGAGCATCGCAGGCCTCGAGGCCGAGGAACGAGAGCGCACAGGGATACCTAGCCTCAAGGTCGGCTACAATAAGGTCTTCGGCTACTACCTTGAGGTGACCAAAAAGCATCACGACCGTGTGCCTGAGCACTATATCCGAAAGCAGACCCTCGTCGGAGCCGAACGATACATCACGCCTGAGCTTAAAGAATACGAAGCCAGGGTCCTGGGGGCCGAGGAGCGGGCAAAGGCCCTGGAGTACGAGGTCTTTCTGCAGACGCGGGAGGCGTTGAAGGTCGAGACGGTTAGATTGCAACAGGCTGCTCGACGAGTGGCTCTCCTCGATGTTTTCGGCGCCCTGGCCGAGGCGGCCGTGAAATACAGCTACGTTCGGCCCACCCTCACCGACGGCGACACCATAACAATCTCCGACGGGCGTCATCCCGTCCTGGAACAGCTCTCCCTGGGGGAGCGATTCGTGCCCAATGATACCTTGTTGGACCGTGGGGAGAACTCCATCTTGATTATCACGGGTCCGAACATGGCGGGCAAATCGACTTACCTGAGGCAAACGGCCATCATCGTCCTTCTGGCTCAGATTGGCAGTTTCGTCCCCGCCCGGGGGGCAACGATAGGCCTCGTGGATAGGATTTTCACCCGCATCGGAGCTCAGGACTATCTAACTCGGGGCCAATCGACCTTCATGGTCGAAATGAACGAGACGGCCAATATTCTCAATAACGCCACCCCTAAGAGCCTCATTATTTTGGACGAGATAGGCCGAGGTACGAGCACGTTCGACGGGCTCTCCATCGCCTGGGCCGTCGTCGAGCACCTCCACAACCAGCCGCAGCTCAGGGCCAGGACGCTCTTCGCCACCCATTATCACGAGCTCACCGAGCTTTCGCTCCTTCTTCCGGGGGTTAAGAACTACAACATCGCCGTTAGGGAGTGGGCCGACCAGATTGTATTTTTGCGCAAGATCGTCCCCGGTGGAACCGATAAGAGCTACGGAATACAGGTTGCCCGTCTGGCAGGTCTGCCGAGGTCCGTCCTCGAGCGGGCGAAGGAGGTTCTTTCGACTTTGGAGTCAAAAGAGTTCGACGCAGATGGGAGGCCGATTCTCGCCTCTCCAGGCCCCCCTTCGCATCCTGGGGCTACTCAACTCACTCTCCTCAAAAATGCTGACGCAAAGCTGGCTGAAGCGCTTAAAGGCATTGACCCTGAGACCATCTCTCCTATAGAAGCCCTAAACATCTTGGCAGGGCTCAGACGACTGCTTTCGGAATCTGAAGAGGGGTGA
- a CDS encoding DUF4390 domain-containing protein, whose translation MTMPMAGVRAFVWKFTPLLVAGALVVALPTEGAAESSLAPPALVKLKGHLCVSTRLEGGFSKTITETITSGIPATFSYEIELWRQRRRWKDKFIASKTLDRVVTFNSLTSEFKVTQKGSPGSWRRKSKHFKEVKDWVTRVDTLPLVTTTVLDPAKVYYVRVRAIMKTEPSSVLKKYVLYLNPFKEKTSWEVSKPFSLQDLATFNASKPSSAPSAASP comes from the coding sequence GTGACTATGCCCATGGCCGGAGTAAGGGCGTTCGTCTGGAAGTTTACTCCCCTTCTTGTGGCAGGAGCTCTCGTTGTGGCCTTGCCAACCGAGGGCGCCGCAGAATCTTCCCTGGCGCCCCCGGCCCTGGTTAAGTTAAAGGGCCATTTGTGCGTATCTACCAGACTGGAAGGGGGATTTTCGAAGACCATCACTGAGACAATCACGAGCGGCATCCCAGCGACCTTCTCCTACGAGATCGAGCTGTGGCGACAGAGGCGAAGGTGGAAAGATAAATTCATCGCTTCGAAAACTCTTGACCGCGTTGTGACGTTCAACTCGCTGACGAGCGAGTTTAAAGTGACCCAGAAGGGAAGCCCCGGCTCCTGGAGGCGAAAGTCGAAACACTTCAAAGAGGTGAAGGATTGGGTCACCCGCGTGGACACCCTCCCGCTGGTCACGACCACGGTTTTAGATCCCGCCAAAGTGTACTACGTCCGGGTCCGAGCGATTATGAAAACGGAGCCTAGTTCGGTTTTGAAGAAATATGTGCTTTACTTAAATCCCTTCAAAGAGAAGACCTCCTGGGAAGTTTCTAAGCCATTCTCGCTTCAGGACTTGGCAACCTTCAACGCCTCTAAACCCTCTTCTGCTCCTTCTGCGGCCAGCCCATGA
- a CDS encoding HAMP domain-containing protein, which yields MRRRRTWRIVVSIAILFVIVTALESYVLGMGIPSPFANNLLVFALVNLNIIGLIVVVLIILRNLVKLYFERKSKIIGSKFKTKLVVAFIGLALVPSGVLFLVASGIITSSIETWFSLQVERSLEESMAVAQTYYHSLERRTIIRAEDMAKSVSRRKLLEEGKSAELWPLISTSREELQVDALQVFGTDSLNLASAQDPDIKFSLLLEEPSGEVIERAHKGASTVLVESLDNGDVIRAAAPIFENGADGKMIGLVVATSYMPESLVKRLKGITTAFDEYKQIKVFKNPIKANYIILFLLFTLLIIFCAIWFGFYLARGITVPIQELAEATQAIAQGNLDYKINVKADDEIGILVDSFNQMTHDLKVGKDELEQAAENLRAGNVELDQRRSYIETILQNIETGVISIDQDGVISTINMAAQRLLDIQEEGAIGRPYDETFTALGLKPFVEGVARMEDDSRRLLANQVQVTVGGQVLTLLMSITSLLDSDNNSLGVLVVFEDHTELIKAQRASAWQEVARRIAHEIKNPLTPIQLSAERILKKYRRKAKDLDSILEPSIQTIITEVKDLKRLVDEFSRFARMPEAQPVPNDINRIIEESLALYRTSHSDLTIEQNFAPDIPTIKVDSDQMKRVFTNLIENAVESMENSGQISISTSFDADINAVLIEVADEGVGVAPENKNKLFLPYFSTKQDGTGLGLAIVDRIIADHNGYIRFEDNVPKGTKVIIELPAEV from the coding sequence TTGCGCCGCCGCCGCACCTGGCGCATAGTCGTCAGCATCGCCATCCTATTTGTCATTGTGACGGCCCTTGAGAGCTACGTGTTGGGGATGGGGATACCATCACCTTTTGCGAATAACCTCTTGGTCTTTGCTCTTGTCAACTTGAACATTATCGGGCTGATAGTTGTCGTTCTCATTATTTTGCGCAACCTTGTCAAGCTCTACTTCGAACGCAAGAGCAAAATTATAGGTAGCAAGTTTAAAACCAAGCTCGTCGTCGCTTTTATCGGATTGGCCCTCGTTCCCTCAGGGGTCCTTTTCTTGGTTGCAAGCGGCATTATTACCAGCTCCATCGAAACTTGGTTCAGCCTCCAGGTAGAGCGCTCCCTAGAGGAATCCATGGCCGTTGCACAGACGTATTATCACTCTCTGGAGCGTAGGACCATAATAAGGGCCGAAGATATGGCAAAGAGCGTGTCCCGCAGGAAGCTTTTGGAGGAGGGAAAATCTGCGGAGCTTTGGCCGCTTATATCCACCTCCAGGGAAGAGCTTCAAGTCGATGCCCTCCAGGTTTTTGGGACGGATAGCCTCAACTTGGCCAGTGCCCAGGACCCTGATATTAAGTTTAGCCTGCTGTTGGAGGAGCCGAGCGGCGAGGTTATCGAAAGAGCGCATAAAGGAGCCAGCACCGTTCTCGTTGAGTCTCTCGACAATGGTGATGTGATACGCGCCGCTGCGCCCATCTTTGAAAATGGGGCCGATGGTAAAATGATCGGTTTGGTGGTAGCGACAAGTTACATGCCGGAGAGTTTAGTAAAACGGCTAAAGGGGATCACCACCGCCTTCGATGAATACAAGCAAATTAAAGTCTTCAAGAATCCCATCAAAGCGAACTACATCATTCTCTTTCTCCTCTTTACTCTCCTCATCATTTTCTGCGCTATTTGGTTTGGTTTTTACCTCGCCCGAGGCATCACCGTCCCCATTCAGGAGCTGGCCGAAGCGACCCAAGCCATCGCCCAAGGCAATCTTGACTATAAGATCAACGTTAAGGCCGACGACGAGATCGGCATCCTCGTCGATTCCTTCAATCAAATGACTCACGACCTAAAGGTCGGCAAGGACGAGCTAGAACAGGCTGCCGAGAACTTACGAGCGGGAAATGTGGAGCTGGACCAACGGCGAAGCTACATTGAGACAATTTTGCAGAACATCGAGACAGGCGTTATTTCGATAGACCAGGACGGGGTTATCTCAACCATCAATATGGCCGCCCAGCGCCTCCTGGACATCCAGGAAGAAGGCGCCATAGGACGTCCATATGATGAGACCTTCACGGCTCTGGGATTGAAACCCTTCGTTGAGGGTGTTGCACGGATGGAGGACGATTCTCGTCGCCTCCTTGCCAACCAAGTTCAAGTCACCGTGGGAGGGCAGGTTTTGACCCTGCTTATGAGCATAACGTCGCTCCTTGATAGCGACAACAATTCCCTCGGCGTCTTAGTTGTGTTTGAGGATCATACCGAGCTCATCAAGGCGCAACGCGCCTCGGCATGGCAGGAGGTTGCCCGGCGGATAGCCCACGAGATCAAAAATCCCCTTACCCCTATTCAGCTTTCAGCCGAACGGATTCTAAAGAAGTATCGCCGAAAGGCTAAAGACCTGGATTCCATTTTGGAGCCGAGCATCCAGACGATCATAACAGAAGTGAAGGACCTCAAGCGCCTGGTGGACGAGTTTTCACGATTCGCCCGCATGCCTGAAGCTCAGCCTGTGCCCAACGACATTAACCGCATCATTGAAGAAAGCCTTGCCCTCTACCGCACATCCCACAGTGACCTGACCATAGAGCAAAACTTCGCCCCGGATATCCCTACCATTAAAGTCGACAGCGACCAGATGAAGAGAGTTTTCACAAATCTTATTGAGAACGCCGTGGAATCGATGGAAAACTCCGGCCAAATTTCAATATCTACTAGCTTTGATGCCGATATCAATGCCGTGCTAATCGAAGTCGCCGACGAGGGGGTCGGGGTGGCCCCTGAGAACAAAAACAAGCTATTCTTGCCTTATTTTTCGACAAAGCAGGATGGAACTGGCCTGGGCCTGGCGATAGTTGACAGAATCATTGCAGACCACAACGGATATATCCGCTTCGAGGACAACGTCCCCAAAGGGACGAAGGTCATCATCGAACTACCCGCTGAAGTCTAG
- the lpxC gene encoding UDP-3-O-[3-hydroxymyristoyl] N-acetylglucosamine deacetylase — translation MSKGSILIVDDERSILDSLEGILADEGYRVLKAENGTQAMEIIKVANPDLILLDIWMPGMDGIETLENILEYRRDIEVVVMSGHGNIESAVKATKLGAFDFIEKPFSLERVIQTVNEAIAKQRLYREEKIQREPPPRPDDILGANPKIEALRKTVAELGPSNQPILLLGEHGTGKEFFARVINAAGARPGPFVKLNCAVTPKKEIKAAIFGEARKDGRIRVGKLDEAEGGTLFLDDIDRMPVACQTALQQFLNHGSFKRVGSRESVKKGPRVVAASSLDLVSERVRSGFKAGLLKCFSDGLLEVPPLRDRKEDIPLFVNIFLASLAREYGKPEKSLDDEALAALANHPWPGNIKELKNILERLVITVPLEEIAYEDIPITIRGEEGVADRVAFEGYASLGEARQAWERSFLLHHLRKHRWDVSATAKTIRVRPNTLQKKIASRGIVLSKDRRGIGRQRTLRRSVVLAGHGLHSGLKTGLILTPMPPNSGIRFGNISTGETVLAHLDYVEDTEYATTVRENKATARTIEHILAALHVYRITNLLIKIAEEVPIMDGSASDFCQIIEDGGIEEQDEELAELKVEETVEYSDEEGRSIRIEPSDKLTIEYTLEYPPPVGNQYFKYTYQGPEHFRRTIAPARTFGFLKDVEKLEKMGLVSGGRIDNCILIDDEKVINTVLRFPDEFVRHKILDIIGDLYLLGRPVRGHVTAVRTGHKENIALLSRIRHLAPSP, via the coding sequence ATGTCCAAGGGCAGCATCTTAATTGTAGATGATGAGCGGAGCATTCTAGATTCTCTGGAGGGCATCCTTGCCGACGAAGGCTACCGGGTTCTGAAGGCCGAGAACGGAACACAGGCTATGGAAATTATCAAGGTGGCCAATCCCGACCTCATTCTCCTTGATATTTGGATGCCGGGGATGGACGGTATTGAAACCCTGGAAAATATCCTTGAGTACCGAAGGGATATTGAAGTGGTTGTCATGAGCGGCCACGGAAATATCGAGAGTGCTGTCAAAGCCACCAAGCTGGGGGCTTTTGACTTTATTGAGAAGCCGTTCTCGCTGGAAAGAGTAATCCAAACAGTCAACGAGGCCATAGCCAAACAGAGGCTTTACCGGGAGGAGAAAATCCAACGGGAGCCCCCTCCGCGTCCTGACGATATCTTGGGCGCCAATCCGAAGATAGAGGCCCTGCGCAAAACGGTTGCCGAGTTGGGGCCATCGAACCAACCCATATTGCTCTTGGGAGAACATGGCACCGGCAAGGAATTTTTCGCTCGCGTCATCAACGCTGCGGGGGCCAGGCCAGGACCTTTCGTAAAGCTGAACTGTGCCGTCACTCCCAAGAAAGAAATAAAAGCCGCTATCTTTGGGGAGGCCCGCAAAGACGGGCGGATACGAGTCGGCAAGCTGGATGAGGCCGAGGGGGGAACGTTGTTCCTAGACGATATTGACCGTATGCCCGTCGCTTGCCAAACGGCCCTTCAGCAGTTTCTCAACCATGGAAGCTTTAAGCGGGTAGGCTCTCGGGAGTCGGTGAAAAAGGGTCCCCGTGTAGTGGCGGCTAGCAGTCTTGACTTGGTTAGCGAGCGGGTTCGGAGCGGCTTCAAGGCGGGTCTCTTGAAGTGTTTCTCGGATGGCTTGCTGGAGGTTCCACCTCTCAGGGACAGGAAGGAAGACATTCCCCTGTTCGTCAATATATTTCTTGCCAGCCTGGCGAGGGAATACGGAAAGCCGGAGAAAAGCCTGGACGATGAGGCGCTTGCCGCACTTGCCAACCACCCTTGGCCGGGCAACATAAAGGAGCTCAAAAACATTCTCGAGAGGTTAGTGATAACCGTGCCGTTGGAAGAAATCGCCTACGAGGACATTCCCATTACCATTCGAGGCGAAGAAGGTGTGGCGGATCGGGTTGCCTTTGAAGGATATGCCTCCCTTGGTGAGGCTCGCCAGGCATGGGAACGATCCTTTTTGCTCCATCACCTTAGAAAGCACAGATGGGACGTCTCCGCTACGGCGAAAACCATTCGGGTCAGGCCCAACACCCTACAAAAAAAGATCGCCTCCAGGGGTATCGTCCTGAGCAAGGATAGGAGGGGAATCGGACGCCAGCGTACCCTGCGGCGCTCCGTTGTGCTCGCTGGGCACGGGCTCCACTCAGGTCTCAAGACAGGGCTTATCTTAACCCCCATGCCGCCCAACAGCGGAATCCGCTTCGGGAACATCTCAACCGGTGAGACCGTCCTTGCCCACCTGGACTACGTGGAGGATACGGAATATGCAACAACCGTAAGGGAGAATAAGGCTACGGCGAGGACAATCGAACACATCTTGGCCGCATTGCACGTCTACAGGATTACTAACCTGCTCATTAAAATCGCAGAAGAGGTTCCCATCATGGACGGCTCCGCCTCTGATTTTTGCCAGATTATTGAGGACGGAGGAATAGAGGAGCAAGATGAGGAGCTCGCGGAACTGAAGGTAGAGGAAACCGTCGAATATTCTGACGAAGAGGGGCGGTCCATCCGCATTGAACCCTCCGATAAGCTAACGATTGAGTACACCCTTGAGTACCCGCCGCCTGTGGGCAACCAATATTTCAAGTACACCTACCAAGGTCCTGAACACTTTCGACGGACCATCGCCCCAGCCCGCACGTTCGGTTTTCTTAAAGATGTTGAAAAACTAGAGAAAATGGGCTTGGTGAGCGGCGGGCGCATTGATAATTGCATCTTGATCGATGATGAGAAGGTTATTAACACCGTGCTTCGATTTCCGGATGAGTTCGTTCGCCATAAGATTTTGGACATTATTGGAGACTTATACCTCTTGGGGCGGCCCGTTCGCGGTCATGTGACGGCAGTTCGGACTGGCCATAAAGAAAACATAGCCCTCCTGAGCCGGATTCGCCACCTTGCGCCTTCGCCTTAA
- a CDS encoding phosphoribosylglycinamide formyltransferase, which translates to MSSEKQLALGVLVSGRGSNLQAIIDAIESGRLAARVTCVVSDRGDALALERAAKHGIKGIFLDPAEHDSPESYDKALVESLQSNGVELVCLAGFIRILSPVIIEAFPQRIINIHPSLLPSFPGLGVQRKALEHGVKFSGCTVHFVTEEVDSGPIIIQASVPVLDDDTEERLAERILAEEHKIYPQAIQWVAEGRLRLTGRRVFMNNGNSRKLSNSVLHQPPLEILMYESGESMQTVDKTDEPPIIVSACLAGIRCRYDGEHRRKSAVARLVAEGKAIPVCPEQLGGLPTPREPAQFIKGDGEAILEGRGELRTESGADVSEAYIRGAREVERMALEVGARRAILCDKSPACGSTRVWRKGVLVEGLGVCAALLKRAGLVVEPPQEE; encoded by the coding sequence ATGAGTTCAGAGAAGCAGCTTGCCCTCGGGGTTCTCGTCAGTGGGAGGGGTAGCAATCTTCAAGCGATTATTGACGCTATCGAGTCAGGGCGCCTCGCCGCACGAGTAACCTGTGTTGTCTCAGACAGGGGTGACGCGTTGGCGCTGGAGCGGGCCGCCAAACACGGGATCAAGGGGATTTTTCTAGACCCCGCCGAGCATGATTCCCCCGAATCGTACGATAAGGCCCTGGTGGAGTCTCTTCAGAGCAACGGGGTGGAGCTCGTCTGCCTTGCCGGATTCATCCGAATTTTGAGCCCAGTAATTATCGAGGCGTTTCCCCAGCGCATAATAAATATCCACCCATCACTCCTCCCTTCATTTCCTGGCCTCGGTGTCCAGCGCAAGGCCTTGGAGCACGGGGTGAAGTTCAGCGGGTGCACCGTCCACTTTGTCACCGAAGAGGTTGATTCGGGGCCGATTATTATACAGGCTTCGGTTCCTGTCTTGGACGACGACACCGAGGAGCGGCTTGCAGAACGAATCTTAGCTGAGGAGCACAAGATTTATCCTCAGGCCATCCAGTGGGTTGCCGAAGGACGGCTAAGGCTCACCGGGAGGCGGGTTTTTATGAATAATGGAAATTCCCGGAAATTAAGCAATAGCGTACTCCATCAACCCCCTCTTGAAATATTAATGTACGAGTCAGGGGAAAGTATGCAAACGGTTGATAAAACGGATGAACCTCCCATCATTGTTAGCGCATGCTTGGCCGGGATTCGGTGCCGCTACGATGGAGAGCACAGGCGGAAATCCGCGGTGGCCAGGCTCGTCGCTGAAGGTAAAGCGATCCCTGTCTGCCCGGAGCAGCTCGGTGGCTTACCGACTCCGCGCGAGCCGGCTCAATTTATCAAGGGAGATGGGGAGGCCATTCTCGAAGGACGAGGGGAGCTCCGGACGGAATCCGGGGCAGATGTGAGTGAAGCGTATATTAGAGGCGCGCGGGAAGTGGAACGGATGGCCCTAGAAGTTGGCGCTCGGCGAGCTATTTTGTGCGATAAGAGTCCAGCCTGTGGGTCAACCAGGGTCTGGCGCAAAGGCGTGTTGGTTGAAGGCCTGGGAGTCTGCGCTGCTCTCCTTAAAAGGGCCGGGCTTGTTGTGGAGCCACCCCAAGAGGAGTAA
- a CDS encoding rhomboid family intramembrane serine protease has product MLPLKDDIPTERTPVVTIGLIALNILVFLYQLYLGPHQKVFIHALGAVPFEIVHNTDLAPRINLPIKATIFTAMFIHGGLFHIFGNMLYLWIFGNNVEDVLGRANFVLFYLGCGFLAAYAQIYINPSSRIPMIGASGAVSGVLGAYLLLYPRARILTLIFLGFFIQIIRVPAIFVLSFWIILQLINGTAALSSGQTGVAWFAHIGGFVAGLAFLKLFLSFRPRSS; this is encoded by the coding sequence GTGTTACCGCTCAAAGACGACATACCGACGGAAAGGACTCCAGTCGTCACAATCGGGCTCATAGCCCTCAACATTCTTGTTTTCCTATACCAACTCTACCTGGGCCCTCACCAGAAGGTCTTCATTCACGCCTTGGGGGCCGTCCCTTTTGAGATTGTCCACAATACTGACCTAGCTCCTCGAATCAATTTGCCGATAAAGGCAACCATTTTCACCGCCATGTTCATTCACGGTGGCCTTTTCCACATATTCGGCAATATGCTCTATCTATGGATTTTCGGCAATAATGTAGAAGACGTTTTGGGCAGAGCCAACTTTGTGCTCTTTTATCTCGGATGCGGCTTCCTTGCAGCCTACGCACAGATTTACATAAACCCCTCCTCAAGGATACCCATGATTGGAGCAAGCGGCGCCGTCTCTGGCGTCCTCGGGGCGTATCTGCTTCTATACCCTCGCGCCCGAATCCTGACGCTTATTTTTCTTGGGTTTTTTATCCAAATTATTCGTGTTCCCGCCATATTCGTTCTCTCTTTCTGGATTATCCTTCAGTTGATCAACGGAACTGCGGCTCTAAGCTCCGGGCAAACAGGGGTGGCCTGGTTTGCGCACATTGGGGGGTTTGTTGCAGGGCTCGCCTTTCTTAAGCTATTTCTCTCGTTCAGGCCTAGGAGCTCATAG
- a CDS encoding outer membrane lipoprotein carrier protein LolA, whose protein sequence is MLLGNYNHTGLVRKMSFAISGLKIAQGRLVPLLGAFLASLLIWLPLHSARAQAHEEVVDRVQERYERTRNLEAHFTQRATLKILNETQVSSGKVYIMKPGKMRWDYLQPENQVILLNEDTLSVYTPEINQLLEQPVANTYRAKSPTAFLAGQGKIREIFWVRVEPMDGREEGAAWRLILTPKEENPQLKELRLEVAGGTYDIVRTVIVDYFGNVTDIRYENLQINGNIEEEIFVLKLPPGVQRVRPPSIPY, encoded by the coding sequence ATGCTCTTAGGGAATTACAATCACACCGGCCTTGTTCGTAAAATGAGCTTCGCCATTTCTGGTCTCAAGATAGCTCAGGGCCGGCTCGTGCCGCTCCTTGGGGCTTTCCTGGCAAGCTTATTAATTTGGCTGCCACTCCACTCTGCGCGGGCTCAAGCCCATGAAGAGGTGGTTGACCGAGTTCAGGAGCGATACGAAAGGACCCGTAACCTCGAGGCCCACTTTACCCAGCGGGCAACCCTCAAAATACTGAACGAAACTCAGGTCTCCTCGGGCAAGGTATACATCATGAAACCCGGGAAGATGCGGTGGGACTACCTCCAACCCGAGAACCAAGTGATTCTACTAAATGAAGATACCCTAAGTGTTTATACGCCAGAAATTAATCAACTGCTTGAACAACCTGTTGCCAACACTTATCGGGCCAAGAGCCCCACCGCGTTCCTGGCAGGCCAAGGTAAGATTAGGGAGATTTTCTGGGTACGCGTTGAACCAATGGATGGGAGAGAAGAGGGGGCGGCTTGGCGTCTCATTCTTACACCTAAAGAGGAAAACCCACAGCTCAAGGAGCTACGCCTCGAGGTGGCGGGGGGCACATACGACATCGTCCGAACTGTTATTGTTGACTATTTTGGCAACGTGACCGATATTCGGTATGAAAATTTGCAAATAAATGGTAATATTGAGGAGGAAATTTTCGTCCTCAAGCTCCCACCCGGGGTTCAGCGGGTGAGGCCGCCGTCCATACCATATTAA